CGCGGGGGTCATTGCAGCCGCCGACATCATGGGCGCTGATGCCAACAATGCCGGCCTCTGGCTCGAACTCGACGCCATCCTCGCCGTGGTGATCGGCGGGACTTCGCTGTTCGGGGGCCGCTTCAGCCTCGTTCTGGCCGTACTCGGCGCGTTGATCATCCAGACCATGAACACCGGTATCCTGCTGTCGGGCTATCCGCCCGAGTTCAACCTGCTGGTCAAGGCGGTGGTGGTGCTCGCGGTGCTGCTGCTGCAATCGCCGAAGCTGTCCGGCATTGCCGGAATCGCGGCACGGCTGCGGAGGGCGAAACCATGAAAAGCCTGCCGCCGGTCCTCATCACGGCGATCGTGCTTGTCGCGGGCTTTGCGCTCTGCGCAATGCAATTCCCGAACATGGCCTCGACCCGCGTGATCGGAAATCTCCTCACAGACAATGCCTTTCTCGGCATCGTTGCCACCGGCATGACTTTCGTCATCATTTCAGGCGGCATCGATCTGTCGGTCGGATCGGTGATCGGATTCACCACTGTCTTCGTGGCGCTGGCGATCGAGCGCTGGGGCGTGCCGCCGCTGGCCGCCTTCGCCGCCGTCCTCGTGCTCTCGGCAGGGTTCGGGGCTGCGATGGGCGCCGTGATCCACGTCTTCGACCTGCCGCCCTTCATCGTCACGCTGGCCGGCATGTTCCTGGCACGCGGTGCGAGCTTCCTGCTCTCGACGGAATCGGTGCCGATCACTGCGCCGGTCTACTCCACCGTGTCGGACTTCGCGCTGCGCATGCCCGGCGGCGGGCGGTTGACCGCGATCGCGATCATCATGCTGGTGATCGTGATCGGCGGCGCCCTGCTGCTGCAGCTCACGAGGTTCGGCGCCAATGTCTACGCGCTCGGCGGTAGCCGGGCGACTGCGAGCCTGATGGGCATCGCCGTCGGCAAGATGACGGTGAAGATCTACATGCTATCGAGCCTGCTCGCCGGCATCGCGGGCATTGTCTTTTCCTTCTACACGAGCGCCGGCTATTCGCTCTCCGCCGTCGGCGTCGAGCTCGACACCATCGCGGCCGTCGTGATCGGCGGCACGTTGCTGACGGGCGGACAGGGCTCGGTGATTGGCACCTTCCTCGGCGTGCTGATCCAGGGTCTGATCCAGACCTACATCAATTTCGACGGCACGCTGTCGAGCTGGTGGACCAAGATCGCGACCGGTGTCCTGCTGTTCGCCTTCATCGCCTTGCAGCAGGGGCTAGTCGCGCTCGCCCGCCGGCCGTTGAAGGCGAGTGCAGGAGCAGTCTCATGACCTCGCGCATCGTCGTCATCCCGACGCGGCGGGCCCATTCCAACCATGCGGAGGTGGCCCGCTCGATTGGCGTCGACATCATCGCCGGGCGCTATGCGGAGGGGACGCGGCTGCCGGGCGATGCCGAGATGATCGCGATGTTCGGTGTGTCGCGCCCGGTGCTGCGGGAGAGCGTGAAGACGCTGGTCGCCAAGGGCCTGCTCACCACCAAGGCGCGGGTCGGCACCGTCGTGCGCGAGCGCGGTGCCTGGAACATGTTCGACGCCGACGTGCTGGCCTGGCATCTGGATGCCGGCATCGACAAGCGCTTCCTCAACGACCTCGCCGAGATACGTCTGGCCGTCGAGCCGCGCGCCGCGATGCTTGCGGCGGCGCAGCGATCGGAGGACGACATTGCCGAGCTTCGGCGCTGCATGGATCGGATGCGGCTGGAAGCCTCCGATTCCGTCGGCTTTGCCGACGCCGACCTCGCGCTCCATGTTGCGGTGGCGCGCGCTTCCGGCAATCTGTTCATGCGCTCGATCGGACATGTCATCGAGGCTGCGCTGCGCGCCTCGTTCCTGCTCAGCGCCCCGGTCGAGCCGGAGGACCGTGACACCGTGCTGCTCTGGCATCAGAGGATCGTCGATGCCATTGCGGCGGGCGATGCGGAAGCTGCGTCAGAGGCGATGATCTACGTCATTCACAATGGCATGCGCCGCCACGAGGGCACGGTGATCAAGACCGCGCCGGCCGAGGCGCCGCCATCCGTCGATACTGGAGAATAGCCGTGACAGATCTTCGCATCGCCATCGTCGGCTTCGGCAAGATCGCGCGCGACCAGCATGTCGGCGCGATCGCAGCGACGCCGGGCGCGACCCTCGCGGCGGTCGCCAGCCGTAACGCCTCGCTGCCGGGACTGCCACATTTTGCGACCATCGAGGAATTGCTGGAGAAGGGACCGCCGATCGACGCGGTCTCGCTCTGCACGCCGCCGCAGGTGCGCCGCGCCCAGGCTGCTGCGGCGCTGGCCGCGGGCAAGCATGTCATGCTGGAGAAGCCGCCGGGCACCGGCGTCGCCGAGCTCGATCCGCTGATCGCGATGGCGGCGGGTGCGAAGCGGACGCTGTTCGCGACCTGGCATTCGCGCTACGCGCCAGCGGTCGAGCCGGCGCGGCAATGGCTCGCCGGGCGCCGCATCGCCTCCGTGCATATCAGCTGGAAGGAGGACGTCCGCGTCTGGCATCCCGGGCAGGGCTGGATCTGGGAGCCGGGTGGCCTCGGCGTGTTCGACCCCGGCATCAACGCGCTGTCGATCCTCACCCGTATCCTGCCGCAACCCGTGTTCGTCACCGCGGCCGAGCTGGCCTTTCCCGCCAATTGCCAGGCACCGATCGCCGCGAACCTGACGCTGACAGATATCGGCGGCCTCCCGGTCAGTGCCGAATTCGACTTTCGCCAGACGGGACCTCAGAGCTGGGATATCGTGGTGGGGACCGACCAAGGCCGGATGATCCTGTCGAACGGAGGGGCGCGCATGGCAATCGACGGCAAGGTGCTTGCCGAAGCGCCTGATGAGGAATATCGCGGACTCTATCGGCGTTTCGTCGCGCTCGCAGCGAGCGGCGCGAGCGACGTCGATCTGGCGCCGCTTCGCCTCGTCGCCGACGCCTTCCTGCTCGGCAGGCGCACCGTCGTCGAAACGTTCGTGGACTGACCATGGCCGCATCGAAGATCACAAAAGACGTTTTTGGGACACTGCCCGACGGCCGCAAGGTCGAGCGCATCGTGCTGCGTGGGGACGGCGGCTTCGAGGCGCGCATCATCACCCATGGCGCGGTGCTACAAGCGCTGATCACGCCGGACGCCAAAGGCGGCTATGATGACGTCGTGCTCGGCCATGACGCATTCGCCGGCTACCTCACTGAGCGAAAGTTCTTCGGAGCCACGGTTGGCCGCTATGCCAATCGCATAGCCAAGGGGCGGTTCTCGCTCGATGGCGAGACGGTGCAGCTTGCCGTCAACAACGGCCCCAATGCGCTGCATGGCGGCCTCGATGGTTTCGACCGCAAGCTCTGGGAGATTGCGGAGATCGACGAGGGCGCCGAGCCCGCGGTGACGCTCACCTATGTCAGCCCGCATGGCGAAGAACATTATCCCGGTCGGCTCGGCGTGCGTCTGACCTACCGCATCACGGGACCGACCGAATTGTCGCTCACCATGGAGGCCCGCACGGACCGTCCGACCATCGTTAACCTCACCAACCACAGTTTTTTCAATTTGGAAGGCGCGACCGCCGGCACGCCCATCCTCGATCACAAGCTGACCGTCGCCGCCGAGCATTTCCTTGCGATCGATCCCACCGCCATTCCGTTGCCGGAGCCGCCGCGCAGTGTGGCCGGCACGCCGTTCGATTTTCGCGATGCGAAAGCAGTCGGCGCGCGGATTCGCGAGAGCGATCAGCAATTGCAGAACGGCAGGGGCTATGACCACACCTATTGCCTGGGCCGTGACGGCAAGCTCGCGCTCGCAGCGCGGCTGGAGGCGCCGCGCTCGGGACGCATCATGGAACTGCTCACCGACCACCCCGGCCTTCAGGTCTATTCCGGCAACTATCTCGATGGCACGATTTCAGGGAAGGGAGGCAAGCTCATCCGGCAATCGGATGCGATTTGCCTGGAGCCGCACATTTGGCCTGACGCGCCGAACCGGCCGGACTTCCCAAGCCCTCGGCTCGCACCCGGCGAGGTCTATCGTCATCACACCGTGTATCGCTTTTCGGTGAGGTCACCATGACGGAACAGGTGCCCACGTCTGTCCTCTCGGACCATCCGTGCCATCTCGGCGAGGGGCCGACCTATGACGCGACCACCGACACCGCCTGGTGGTTCGACATCCGTGAAGGGCTGTTGTTCGAGGCGCAACTCGGCAGCGGCGGCATCCGCGTCCATACGCTCGGCCGGATGGCGAGCGCGCTCGGGCGCATCGATGCGGAACGGCACTTGATCGTCGCCGAGGACGGCCTCTATGTCCGCAAGCTCGCCGACGGCGTCATGACGCTGCTCTGTCCGCTCGAAGCCGACAACCCCACGACGCGTTCCAATGACGCGCGGGTGCATCAATCCGGCACGTTCTGGATCGGCACCATGGGCCGCAAGGCGGAGCCCGGGGCAGGCGCGATCTATGCGTTCCATCGCGGCAAGATCTCTCTGCTGTTTCCTCGCATCAGCATTCCGAACTCGATCTGCTTCTCGCCGGACGGTGCGATCGGCTATTTCGCCGATAGTGCGCGCGCCGTGCTCTACAGCGTGCCGCTCAATCCTGCGACCGGCCTGCCGCGTGGCGAGCCCGAGGTGCTGCTACGTCACACTGGCATCGGCGGTCTCGACGGCTCGGTGTGCGATGCCGACGGGCAGATCTGGAACGCGTGCTGGGGTGCGAGCCGCATCGACGTCTACTCGCCACAAGGTGAGCGCCTGCGCTCACTCAGAGTGCCGGCGAAGCAGGCGAGCTGTCCCGCGTTTGTCGGCCCGGACCTGTCGCGCCTCCTCGTCACCTCGGCCTGGCAGGACATGGATGCGGCAGCGCGCGCGGCGGATCCGCAAGCAGGCAAAACGTTTCTGCTGGAGGCTTCCGCGCGCGGTCGCGCGGAGCCCGACGTCAAGCTCGCATAGGAGATCCGGAGCAACCCGACTCTACGTCCCTCGACGAAACGAAGAACAGTCTGACACCCAAAGGGAGTGAAACATGCTGAAATTGAAGACCACATTCCTCGCGCTGGCGCTGGCCGGCGCTGCGACGATG
This genomic stretch from Bradyrhizobium daqingense harbors:
- the yjfF gene encoding galactofuranose ABC transporter, permease protein YjfF, whose protein sequence is MKSLPPVLITAIVLVAGFALCAMQFPNMASTRVIGNLLTDNAFLGIVATGMTFVIISGGIDLSVGSVIGFTTVFVALAIERWGVPPLAAFAAVLVLSAGFGAAMGAVIHVFDLPPFIVTLAGMFLARGASFLLSTESVPITAPVYSTVSDFALRMPGGGRLTAIAIIMLVIVIGGALLLQLTRFGANVYALGGSRATASLMGIAVGKMTVKIYMLSSLLAGIAGIVFSFYTSAGYSLSAVGVELDTIAAVVIGGTLLTGGQGSVIGTFLGVLIQGLIQTYINFDGTLSSWWTKIATGVLLFAFIALQQGLVALARRPLKASAGAVS
- a CDS encoding FadR/GntR family transcriptional regulator; the encoded protein is MTSRIVVIPTRRAHSNHAEVARSIGVDIIAGRYAEGTRLPGDAEMIAMFGVSRPVLRESVKTLVAKGLLTTKARVGTVVRERGAWNMFDADVLAWHLDAGIDKRFLNDLAEIRLAVEPRAAMLAAAQRSEDDIAELRRCMDRMRLEASDSVGFADADLALHVAVARASGNLFMRSIGHVIEAALRASFLLSAPVEPEDRDTVLLWHQRIVDAIAAGDAEAASEAMIYVIHNGMRRHEGTVIKTAPAEAPPSVDTGE
- a CDS encoding Gfo/Idh/MocA family protein; the encoded protein is MTDLRIAIVGFGKIARDQHVGAIAATPGATLAAVASRNASLPGLPHFATIEELLEKGPPIDAVSLCTPPQVRRAQAAAALAAGKHVMLEKPPGTGVAELDPLIAMAAGAKRTLFATWHSRYAPAVEPARQWLAGRRIASVHISWKEDVRVWHPGQGWIWEPGGLGVFDPGINALSILTRILPQPVFVTAAELAFPANCQAPIAANLTLTDIGGLPVSAEFDFRQTGPQSWDIVVGTDQGRMILSNGGARMAIDGKVLAEAPDEEYRGLYRRFVALAASGASDVDLAPLRLVADAFLLGRRTVVETFVD
- a CDS encoding aldose epimerase family protein; the encoded protein is MAASKITKDVFGTLPDGRKVERIVLRGDGGFEARIITHGAVLQALITPDAKGGYDDVVLGHDAFAGYLTERKFFGATVGRYANRIAKGRFSLDGETVQLAVNNGPNALHGGLDGFDRKLWEIAEIDEGAEPAVTLTYVSPHGEEHYPGRLGVRLTYRITGPTELSLTMEARTDRPTIVNLTNHSFFNLEGATAGTPILDHKLTVAAEHFLAIDPTAIPLPEPPRSVAGTPFDFRDAKAVGARIRESDQQLQNGRGYDHTYCLGRDGKLALAARLEAPRSGRIMELLTDHPGLQVYSGNYLDGTISGKGGKLIRQSDAICLEPHIWPDAPNRPDFPSPRLAPGEVYRHHTVYRFSVRSP
- a CDS encoding SMP-30/gluconolactonase/LRE family protein, which gives rise to MTEQVPTSVLSDHPCHLGEGPTYDATTDTAWWFDIREGLLFEAQLGSGGIRVHTLGRMASALGRIDAERHLIVAEDGLYVRKLADGVMTLLCPLEADNPTTRSNDARVHQSGTFWIGTMGRKAEPGAGAIYAFHRGKISLLFPRISIPNSICFSPDGAIGYFADSARAVLYSVPLNPATGLPRGEPEVLLRHTGIGGLDGSVCDADGQIWNACWGASRIDVYSPQGERLRSLRVPAKQASCPAFVGPDLSRLLVTSAWQDMDAAARAADPQAGKTFLLEASARGRAEPDVKLA